Proteins encoded in a region of the Mercenaria mercenaria strain notata chromosome 1, MADL_Memer_1, whole genome shotgun sequence genome:
- the LOC123524592 gene encoding uncharacterized protein LOC123524592: MGMNMILKAAERETRGPKTSSGIRLPSNRGFMDDMTVTTESHIQTRWILKALDKTITWARMQFKPAKSRCLIVKKGKVMNKFKLFIQDEEIPALANNPIKCLGKWFDSSMTDKDSKNRLHQQVHDGLRRIDKCELQGKFKAWIYQHSFLPRLVWPLMVYELPLTTVEKLEQAISKHLRRWLGLPPSFTSIGLYGHSNKLQLPINSLVEEFKVAKARLLLTLRDSKDNKISGAGIDIRTGRKRSVSHEVERAESSLKHQDIVGSTNRGREGLGTRSHQSWADANLQERRSMVQSEIRQSEEQERSAKAVQFGSQGNWTKWTVPERKLTWNELWTYEPLQLSFLLRSVYDMLPTPTNLYQWKLTEDQTCPLCEKKGSLRHILSGCPTALSQGRYRWRHDKVLGELAHVLEKERRKVKPLIPKSHLINFVREGEKKPVSTVERGILQNSKSWDLRADLGKKLQFPEEIAHTTLRPDIVIWSRNPKTVIMVELTVPWEERVEESNELKREKYEELANTCRGNGWKTWVFPVEVGCRGFPSSSVWRMLGALGIKGATRKTSVHVLSKAAERASCWLWLQRSNTCWKPTQMG, from the coding sequence ATGGGTATGAATATGATCCTCAAGGCAGCTGAAAGGGAGACAAGAGGACCCAAGACAAGTAGTGGCATCAGGCTTCCATCAAATCGAGGCTTCATGGATGACATGACCGTGACAACAGAGAGCCACATTCAGACCAGATGGATCCTTAAGGCACTTGACAAGACAATAACATGGGCTAGAATGCAATTCAAGCCAGCAAAGTCGAGATGTCTGATCGTTAAGAAGGGAAAAGTGATGAACAAGTTTAAATTGTTTATACAGGATGAAGAAATCCCAGCACTTGCCAATAATCCAATAAAGTGCTTAGGGAAGTGGTTTGATTCCTCCATGACAGACAAAGACAGTAAAAACAGACTCCACCAGCAGGTTCATGATGGCTTACGTAGAATTGACAAGTGTGAGCTTCAAGGAAAGTTCAAGGCGTGGATATACCAGCACAGTTTCCTGCCAAGACTTGTCTGGCCATTGATGGTGTACGAGTTACCACTTACTACTGTTGAGAAATTGGAACAAGCCATCAGCAAACATCTGAGGAGATGGTTGGGACTACCCCCTTCCTTCACAAGTATTGGTTTATACGGACACTCGAACAAACTCCAGTTACCAATTAACTCCCTTGTAGAAGAGTTTAAGGTCGCAAAAGCTCGTCTATTGCTCACACTGCGAGACTCCAAAGATAACAAGATCAGTGGTGCAGGCATAGACATCCGAACTGGTAGAAAGAGGTCAGTAAGCCATGAAGTTGAAAGGGCTGAAAGTAGTCTCAAACACCAAGACATTGTTGGCTCTACGAACAGAGGAAGAGAAGGTCTAGGTACAAGAAGCCATCAAAGTTGGGCGGACGCTAACCTTCAAGAGAGAAGATCTATGGTACAGTCAGAGATTAGACAGTCTGAGGAGCAAGAAAGGTCAGCAAAGGCAGTTCAGTTTGGTAGTCAAGGCAACTGGACAAAATGGACAGTACCAGAGAGGAAACTCACTTGGAACGAGTTGTGGACTTACGAACCACTCCAGCTAAGCTTTCTCCTACGTTCAGTATATGACATGCTCCCAACGCCAACAAATTTGTACCAGTGGAAGCTGACAGAAGACCAAACTTGTCCACTTTGTGAGAAGAAAGGGTCGTTGCGCCATATTCTATCAGGCTGCCCTACCGCTTTGTCTCAGGGGCGGTACAGATGGCGGCATGACAAGGTCCTCGGCGAATTGGCACATGTCCTTGAAAAGGAAAGAAGGAAAGTTAAACCTCTGATTCCAAAAAGCCATTTAATCAACTTTGTTAGAGAAGGAGAGAAGAAACCTGTGTCCACAGTAGAGAGAGGTATCTTGCAGAACTCTAAAAGCTGGGACCTGCGGGCAGATCTAGGAAAGAAGTTACAATTTCCTGAAGAAATCGCCCACACAACTCTCAGACCTGACATCGTTATTTGGTCCAGAAATCCAAAGACAGTAATTATGGTGGAGTTAACAGTGCCTTGGGAAGAGAGAGTTGAAGAGTCGAATGAGTTAAAGAGGGAAAAGTACGAAGAGCTAGCCAACACATGCAGAGGGAACGGTTGGAAAACATGGGTCTTCCCTGTAGAAGTAGGATGCCGCGGCTTCCCATCCAGTTCAGTGTGGAGAATGCTTGGGGCATTGGGCATCAAAGGAGCAACAAGGAAGACATCAGTCCATGTCCTCAGCAAAGCTGCTGAGAGAGCCTCATGTTGGCTTTGGCTACAGCGTAGCAATACATGCTGGAAGCCAACACAGATGGGGTAG